One window of Anaeromyxobacter diazotrophicus genomic DNA carries:
- a CDS encoding two-component system sensor histidine kinase NtrB: MAGIIVLVWVSDYSRPRAVLAAGFLLGYLGSSLVLLRPPQTVWRVPRAHVEDVRFASMIGAIAVLGGLRSPLLVAILTALPSRIASGGWARGTRGYVAAIWVAVFMMGCVPAAWFGPTLPPATFAAIAALTLITSATMTAHYIVFLSRTVEESIWDALRAREQVAEQALARTRELEHLGARLSHELKNPLAAIKALVQLSSRSTADPEARENLQTVEAEAERMRDVLDEYLSFSRPLDKIRAEPLSLGSLTDEALAVMSGRAEEAGLALRRTGDADLVADPRRLKEALLNLVANAIEATPSGGSVDVALSRDRDAVVIAVRDTGKGMPGDVLERVGTPFFTTREEGTGLGVLLARAIFTQHGGGLRYESAPGKGTTAIATLRAAPSTRSDDHVQVAAGG; this comes from the coding sequence GTGGCGGGCATCATCGTGCTCGTCTGGGTCTCGGATTACTCGCGCCCGCGCGCGGTCCTCGCCGCGGGCTTCCTGCTCGGCTATCTCGGCTCGTCGCTCGTGCTCCTGCGGCCTCCCCAGACGGTCTGGCGGGTCCCTCGCGCTCACGTCGAGGACGTTCGCTTCGCGTCCATGATCGGCGCGATCGCGGTGCTCGGAGGACTGAGGAGCCCGCTGCTCGTGGCGATCCTCACGGCGCTACCGTCTCGCATCGCCTCGGGTGGCTGGGCGCGGGGAACCCGGGGATACGTCGCCGCCATCTGGGTCGCCGTGTTCATGATGGGCTGCGTCCCGGCCGCCTGGTTCGGGCCCACGCTCCCGCCCGCGACCTTCGCGGCCATCGCCGCGCTCACGCTCATCACGAGCGCTACGATGACGGCGCATTACATCGTGTTCCTGTCGAGGACCGTCGAGGAGAGCATCTGGGATGCGCTCCGCGCTCGAGAGCAGGTGGCTGAGCAGGCGCTGGCACGCACGCGCGAGCTCGAGCACCTCGGCGCCCGCCTCTCGCACGAGCTCAAGAACCCGCTCGCCGCGATCAAGGCGCTCGTGCAGCTCTCGTCGCGCTCCACCGCCGATCCCGAGGCGCGCGAGAACCTCCAGACCGTCGAGGCGGAGGCGGAGCGGATGCGCGACGTCCTCGACGAGTACCTCTCGTTCTCGCGGCCGCTCGACAAGATCCGGGCCGAGCCGCTCTCGCTCGGCTCCTTGACCGACGAGGCCCTCGCAGTGATGTCGGGGCGGGCCGAGGAAGCCGGACTCGCGCTGCGGCGGACCGGGGACGCCGACCTCGTGGCCGACCCGCGGCGGCTGAAGGAGGCCCTGCTCAACCTGGTCGCGAACGCGATCGAGGCCACCCCTTCCGGGGGCAGCGTGGACGTCGCGCTCTCGCGCGACAGGGACGCCGTCGTCATCGCCGTCCGCGACACGGGGAAGGGCATGCCGGGCGACGTCCTCGAGCGCGTCGGCACCCCCTTCTTCACGACGCGCGAGGAGGGCACGGGGCTGGGCGTGCTGCTCGCGCGCGCGATATTCACCCAGCACGGAGGCGGGTTGCGCTACGAGAGCGCGCCCGGGAAGGGGACGACCGCGATCGCCACCCTCCGCGCCGCGCCCAGCACCCGGAGTGACGACCATGTCCAAGTTGCTGCTGGTGGATGA
- a CDS encoding sigma-54-dependent transcriptional regulator: protein MSKLLLVDDEPALLVALKQLARSLGHDPILARSGGEALELLEGVDAVVTDYAMPGMNGLELLEAIRHRDDSLPVIFLTAQGSERTAVRAMKAGAYDYVTKPFDVDELGAVLERALETRALRRSNRRLAAERNLGRAVIGESEAMKGVLSAIERLAPKDITVLVRGETGTGKELVAALLHAQSRRAAGPLVRFNCAAIPPELAEAELFGHSRGAFTGATQARRGFFAQADGGTLVLDEVGELPPSVQAKLLRALQEGEIQPVGAGRVERVDVRVVASTNRDLAASARAGQFREDLYYRLAVVEVVIPPLRDRPEDIPALAAEFGRRYAERFGMHDVRLSPELISELKRAPWPGNVRELENAVARMIALSGGGEIPASAFTHPRPAEVEGETEAPPSGTLTLREHLDAIERSMIASVLAEVAGNQSKAARNLGLSRSALIDRLKKYGLA from the coding sequence ATGTCCAAGTTGCTGCTGGTGGATGACGAGCCGGCGCTCCTCGTCGCGCTGAAGCAGCTCGCGCGCTCGCTGGGCCACGACCCCATCCTGGCGCGCTCCGGCGGCGAGGCGCTCGAGCTCCTCGAGGGGGTCGACGCGGTCGTCACCGACTACGCCATGCCGGGGATGAACGGGCTCGAGCTGCTCGAGGCGATCCGCCACCGCGACGACTCGCTCCCGGTGATCTTCCTGACGGCCCAGGGCTCGGAGCGCACCGCGGTGCGCGCGATGAAGGCCGGCGCCTACGATTACGTCACGAAGCCGTTCGACGTCGACGAGCTCGGGGCGGTGCTCGAGCGCGCCCTCGAGACCCGGGCGCTCCGCCGGAGCAACCGCCGGCTCGCCGCCGAGCGGAACCTCGGGCGCGCCGTCATCGGCGAGTCGGAGGCGATGAAGGGCGTGCTGTCCGCCATCGAGCGGCTCGCGCCGAAGGACATCACCGTCCTCGTGCGCGGGGAGACGGGGACCGGGAAGGAGCTCGTCGCAGCGCTCCTCCACGCGCAGAGCCGCCGGGCGGCTGGCCCGCTCGTGCGCTTCAACTGCGCGGCGATTCCCCCCGAGCTGGCCGAGGCCGAGCTCTTCGGGCACTCCCGCGGCGCGTTCACCGGGGCGACCCAGGCGCGGCGTGGGTTCTTCGCCCAGGCGGACGGCGGCACGCTCGTGCTCGACGAGGTCGGCGAGCTGCCGCCGAGCGTCCAGGCGAAGCTGCTGAGGGCGCTGCAGGAGGGCGAGATCCAGCCCGTGGGTGCGGGCCGGGTCGAGCGGGTCGACGTGCGCGTGGTGGCCAGCACGAACCGCGACCTCGCCGCGAGCGCGCGCGCCGGCCAGTTCCGGGAGGACCTCTACTACCGCCTGGCGGTCGTCGAGGTCGTCATCCCCCCGCTCCGGGACCGTCCCGAGGACATCCCCGCGCTCGCCGCCGAGTTCGGGCGGCGCTACGCCGAGCGCTTCGGCATGCACGACGTCCGGCTCTCGCCCGAGCTGATCTCGGAGCTGAAGCGCGCGCCCTGGCCCGGCAACGTCCGCGAGCTCGAGAACGCCGTCGCCCGGATGATCGCGCTGTCCGGCGGCGGAGAGATCCCGGCGAGCGCCTTCACGCACCCTCGCCCGGCGGAGGTGGAAGGCGAGACCGAGGCGCCCCCGTCCGGCACGCTGACGCTCCGGGAACACCTCGACGCGATCGAGCGGAGCATGATCGCGAGCGTGCTCGCGGAGGTCGCCGGCAACCAGTCGAAGGCGGCGCGCAACCTCGGCTTGAGCCGGAGCGCCCTCATCGACCGGCTGAAGAAGTACGGGCTCGCCTGA
- a CDS encoding response regulator produces the protein MDGPVLLLDDDADLRFVLSEFVELQCGRRCLTVGSYQELVAAADAVSRCSVALLDVNLGAGQPTGIDAYRWLVGQAFGGRLYFFTGHARSHPLLAEIEKLGGVQVLSKPLDSDKLMEVLACPTPQVSSR, from the coding sequence ATGGATGGACCGGTGCTGCTGCTGGATGACGACGCCGATCTGAGGTTCGTTCTCTCGGAGTTCGTCGAGCTGCAGTGCGGTCGCCGGTGTCTCACGGTCGGTAGCTACCAGGAGCTGGTGGCCGCGGCGGACGCGGTCTCGAGGTGTTCGGTGGCGCTGCTCGACGTCAACCTCGGGGCGGGCCAGCCCACCGGGATCGACGCCTATCGCTGGCTGGTGGGCCAGGCCTTCGGCGGCCGACTGTACTTCTTCACCGGGCACGCTCGGAGCCATCCGCTGCTGGCGGAGATCGAGAAGCTCGGCGGCGTCCAGGTCCTGTCCAAGCCGCTCGACTCCGACAAGCTGATGGAGGTGCTCGCATGCCCGACGCCCCAGGTCTCGTCTCGGTAG